The following is a genomic window from Pseudothermotoga thermarum DSM 5069.
ATGCACCCGTTATTTTCAAAGTTTCGCCATCGTAGCTTATCTTTTTCAAGCCAACTTTATGTGACAAAATGCGTATTTTAAACAAATCCAGCAAGAGGTTTACCTGCTGTGGTATTTTACCAAATCTATCCAAAAGTTCGTTTCTTACTTCTTCAATTTCCTTCAAATCTCTGCATGCTGCAAGTTTCCTATAAAGTCTCATTCTTTCCATCGGATTTGCAACGTAACTTTCTGGTATCACAAGTTCACCAGGTATGCCCTCTATTTCCACATCGATTCTGTTTTCTTCCTCTAGAACAGGTTCATAAGTTTGCAACGATAAAGCTTGCTTGATTTCACGATTTAATATTTCAAGGTAAAGGCTCAGTCCAACTGAATTGATGTTACCATGCTGTTCAAAACCGAAGATAGAACCAATACCTCTCATTTGCATGTCCAACATGGCGAGTTGCAAACCACTACCAGCCCCTTTAAAAGCTTCCAAAGCTTTGAGCCTGTATTTTGCGCTTGGACTTGGTTCAACATCGTACAAAAAATAGGCAAACCCCCTTTTGTCACTTCTTCCAACTCTTCCTCTTAGCTGATAAAGTTGTGCTATTCCGTATCTGTAAGAGTCGTCTACTATCAAAGTGTTGGCTGTTGGTACGTCCACACCGTTTTCTATTATCGATGTGCAAACTATCATGTCAACTTCGTGCTCGTAGAACATCCTAACTGCTTTTGAAAGTTTTGAACTGCTCATTTGACCATGTGCCATGACCATCTTGACTTCTGGAATGAGTTCTTGAAGATGTCTGAATATCCTTTCCAAATCGTTTACTCTGTTGTGAACGTAGATCACTTGGCCACCGCGGTTGACTTCTCTAAGAACAGCACTTCTGACCAAAAGATCGTTGTACTTACCCACGTAGGTTATAACTGGAAGTCTTCCTTGAGGAGGAGTGTTCAAAACACTCAAATCCTTCATGCCAGACAAAGCCATGTGCAGGGTTCTTGGAATTGGGGTAGCACTCATTGAAATTATATTCACGTTCAACCTCATCTTTTTGAATTTTTCCTTCTGCTCAACTCCGAAATTTTGTTCTTCATCTATTATCACAAGACCAAGGTCGAAAAATTTCACCTTGTCTGAAAGCAAAGAATGAGTTCCAACTATGACGTCTATTTTCCCACTTTTAAGGTCAAAAAGGATTTGCTTCCTTTCCTTTTGACTTATCGTTCTATCGAGAAGCTTTACTGAGACGCTGAATTTTTCCATTCTGGATTTAAAAGTTTCGTAGTGCTGCCTGGCCAAAACCGTCGTTGGTGCAAGAACTGCAACTTGCTTACCGGAAACAACGCAACGAAATGCCGCTCGCAAAGCTACCTCTGTTTTACCAAAGCCTGCATCGCCACAGATCAAACGATCTGCAGGTTTATCACTTGCAAGATCTTCAAGAACTTCTTCGATGGCTTTCATTTGGTCTTCGGTTTCCACGTATGGGAAAGTTTTTGCGAATTCGGTTTCCAAATCTGGGTCACCTTTCAAACTCAAACCTGTCACTTGTTGCCTTTTAAAGTAAAGTTCCACAAGTTCTTGTATTTTTTCACGAACATCCTTTTTAACCTTTTCCAACCTTTTGTTCCAAGTAGAGAGACGAATTTTGTCTATTTTGACCTTACCTTTGTCGCCTATGTACTTTTGAACTCGATCCAACCTTTCGACGGGAACGTAAACCGTTGAATCCTCATATTTGATGCAAAGGTACTCTTTTGTCCCAAATACGTTTGAAATTCTTCTCACACCTTCAAAGATTCCTATTCCATAATCGACATGAACAACGTAATCTCCTTCGACAAGTTCTTCCTCGTCAACCACTGGGATTTGACTAACTGCGGAGGTTTGGATTTTGACCGTTTTCAATTTGTCAAGATCTGCTTCGACGAAAATAGGATTTGATATTTTTTCTAGGATTTGGGAAAGCGGCACTTGCGAATAAAGCTGGTATTCCTCCATTTGTTGATCGGTTAGTATTTCTCTTATTTCCTTTTCGCGCTTTACATACTCCTCCTGGCACTTTTTGTAATTTACAAAAACAACCTCAAATTTGGCGTAATCAAGTATGGTGGAATTTGACATTGCCTTGCCGGGGATTGTATCAAGATCGTGGTTTTCGCTGATATATTCTCTGACTGGTAAAATTGTGACTTCCTTGATCGAATCTATCGATCTTTGTGTTGCAGGATCGAAGATTCTAATGCTCTCTACCTTTCTTCCAAAAAATTCCACGCGCACTGGGATGTTTTGAAGTGGCCCGAAAAAATCCAGTATGTCACCTCTGATCGCGTATTCACCACCACTTCTAACAAGGAAAGTTCTTTCGTATCCCATTAAGTACAACAGTTTTTCGAAGTCGATTTCTTTCAACTCTTGCCCGATGGTTATTTGAAAACAGTGTTTTCTCAACACCTCAGGTGAGAGAGTTTTTCTTGTGATTGCGTGCAAAGTTGAAACAACTTTTGCCTTTTGGAAAAACAATATTTTCCAAAGAGTTTTGATTCTGGCAGAACGAACAAAGAAAGAGACGTCAACATTCTCAAAAGGAAAAACATCGTGGGATGGAAAGTAATCAAAACCAAAGTGGTCAGCAAGTTTTTGTGCATCGTATTCGGTTGGTACAACTATGAGAATGCAATCTGACTGAAGATCTTCAAAAAGCTTATCCAGCGTCAATTTCATATCCTACCACTTGAAAGGTTCTAAGCCTATTGTTGGTGGATTTTATCCATTCTGCCTTCAAAGGCACGGCAAAATCTCTTTGAATGAACCCCATGAAGATGTCTTGTCTTGCCTTTTCGTCGTTGTATATGCCCGGATTTGCCAAGATTCTCAGCTTAATTGGCTGTTTTACGACATGGATTTCATCGATACAATTTATCTTGAGTCTTTCTATCAGCTTTTGTTCGTATTCCAATGGTAAAAACGGTTGAACGTTCACCAAAGCTATGTTTTTCGAAAGTGGTCCAATTATTTTTACGTTTGCAAGCTCAGCCTTATATCCAATTTCATCCAGGAACGAAAGTAAAATTTCGTTTGATTCCCAAACTGCTCGCCCGTGAAAGTTAGGATTTATGAGCATTTTTAAAAGGTGTTTCATCTTGCAGCCTTCTCTGAAAGATGATTCTCCTGCTTTTGCAACAGGAATTTGGAAAAGCTTCACCATTTTTCTTATTTCATCTTTGCGCAAATCAAACAGCGGTGAATATAATCGACCAAAGAATTTCAAGCCGGTAAGTCCCCAGCTATCAGATTTGTTCGCACCGGTTGCAACAACTGAGCTTGGAAAAGCTTCCAAAACGCTACCAAGTTTTGCTTCTCGCGTGCAGGCGTTACAGTTTGGACCATACCTCAGTATTTTTCTTTGTTTCTTTGTCCCATCTATGATGATGTGTTTTAAACCAAGTTTTTGGGCATTAAGCTTCGCTTGTTCGCGTATCTTGGTGTATGTTGCAGGTCCGAAATCAACGGTTGCAAGAATCACCCTGTCAGGTCCAAGAGCTTCTTTTGCAAGGTAAGCAACCAAGCTGCTGTCTTCTCCACCAGAAAAGGCTACGACCAAACCTTGAGAAAAGTTTTGTTTTATTTCGTTTATTATGATTTCTGCAAGCGTTTGAATTCGACCTTCACAAAGTCCTTGCATAGCTCCACCACAGCGTAGTTGCCACTTTCGCCTAAGGAACCGGGGTTTACAAACGTAGTACCCGACAGCTTTGAATGATCAGTTTCGTGGGTGTGACCGTAAAAAATGATCTGAGGTTTGGGACTAAAAAGGTTTAGAATTTTTTCCCTAAGTCCAAAGGGAGGTCCCCAACCGTGACACAAACCTATCGTGTATCCCATCAAGTTTATCGTCAAGGTTGCAGGTAAATATTCCTTAACATCTGGATAATCCATGTTGCCGTGAACACCGTAAAATTGCTTTGAAAACTTTTTCAAAACCAAAACGGTATCCAAATCAACGTAATCTCCTAATCCAATAACGCAATCAAAATTTGGAAGTTGTTCGATCAGTTCTTCAGGAAAACTTGAAAGTCTCACAGGGATGTGTAGATCTGAAACCAAAAGAATTTTCACGTTTTATTCATCCTCTCAAAAACAATCGATGCTGCTCCAAGTATTCCTGCGTCTTTTCCAAGCTTGCTGAGCTTTATTTCAAAGGTGCCCAACATGCTTGGTAAAACGTGGTCTTTAACTTTTTCAGCGACGGGTTTTAACAACTTTTCACCTGCGTTTGAAATACCACCACCGAGTATCACCAATTGGGGGTTGAAAATGTTTACAAAACTTCCTATTGCAACGGCTAAAGCGTCGGTTAAAAGGGAAATTATACTTTTTGCAAACTCATCGCCTTGCTCGGCACATCGAAAGATATCCTCAGGGGAAACTTCGCTTGGCTTTTTTCCGTGGAAAAGCAGTGAGTCTTTGTGCCTTTCGTATCCTTCTTGAACAAATCTTTTTAAAGCCGTGGCTGATGCAAAAGCTTCTAGACATCCTTTTGCACCGCAACCACAGGTAGGACCGTTGGGCATAACCGTGACATGGCCTAATTCTGCTCCTATGCCACTGCTACCTCTAAGAAGAATCCCATGAGTTATAACTCCTCCACCAACACCTGTTCCAAGCGTTAAGCAAACTATGTGATCGTATCCTTTTCCCACACCAAACGTATGTTCACCTAAAGCATAAGCGTTTGCATCGTTTTCGACATAGACTTTCAAACCAGTTTCAAGTGATAGCTTTTCTGCCAGCGGAAAATCATGCCAACCAGGAAAATTGGGGGAAAATCTAACAACTCCTAACTTATGGTCAATACTTCCAGGACATCCAACTCCTATTGCTTCAACTTCGTAGTTTGAAAGAACGTTTTTCACCGCTTGATTTAAACGCTTTATCACAGCATCAGGACCTTCTTGCACCAGCGTTTTGCCTTGTTCTTTTGCCAGAATTTTACCTTGTTCGTCAACAACACCAACCGCAAAGTTCGTTCCACCCAGGTCTATTCCGATAACCTTCAACTGTTTTACCTCCCTCAATATTTTACTTTTTGTTGGTCGATGAGTGCAAGGAAATCTTCGTTCGATTTTGTTTCCTGAAGTTTTCTGAGTATCAGCGTTAATCCTTCTTCTTCAGTCATGTTGCTCAACATTCTTCTAAGAATCCAAACTTTCTTCAAAGTGCTTTCATCAAGAAGGAGTTCTTCTTTTCTTGTTCCAGAGAGTTGCAAGTTGACCGCTGGAAAAATCCTTTTGTTCGCAAGTTGTCTTGAAAGAACCAATTCCATGTTACCAGTACCTTTGAACTCTTCAAATATGACCTCGTCCATTTTTGATCCAGTTTCAATGAGAGCAGTTGCTATAATTGTTAAACTACCACCTTCTCTGGTATTTCTAGCTGCACCAAAGAAATGTTTTGGCTTGTACAAAGCAGCTGGATCAACTCCACCACTGAGGAGTTTTCCACTTGGAGGAACTTGAATGTTGTAAACTCTAGCTAACCTTGTCAAGCTGTCTAGGAGTATTACAACGTGATAACCACATTCTACCAATCTTTTTGCCATTTCCAGCGTTAATTCAGCAACCTTGATTTGCTTGTCGGGCGGCATGTCAAAAGGAGCAGCTATAACTTTTGCATCAACGGATTCTCTGATATCTGTAACTTCTTCAGGTCTTTCATCTATAAGAAGAACTATTCTGTAAGTGTCAGGATGGTTGTGAGCTATTCCGTTTGCTATTTCTTTGAGTAAAGTCGTTTTTCCAGCTTTTGGTGGAGCTACTATCATTCCCCTCTGACCTTTCCCTATTGGAGCGAATAAATCTATAACTCTTGTCGAAAGAATGTGAGGTTCTGTTTCTAGGATAAACCTTTCTCTTGGATAATCCGGTGTGAGGTTTTCAAAGTTAATTCTTTCGCTGGTCAGTTCCGGTGGCTTGTAGTTCACCGCTTCGATCTTTATCATCGCAAAGTATTTTTCTCCCTCTTTTGGAGGACGTATGACACCAGAGATTATGTCTCCTGTGTTCAGGTTGAATTTTCTTATCTGCGATTGGGATATGTATATATCGTTGGCGCTTGGCAGAAGGTTGTTGCCACTTCTTAGAAATCCGTAACCTTCTGGAAGTATTTCAAGCACACCTTCTCCAAAGAAATAACCATGTTGTTTGGCTTGGGCTTCAAGGATTGCAAAGATCAAGTCCCTTTTTGCCATGCTGGTGTAACGTGGTATGTCGAATTGCTTGGCGAGATTGTAAAGTTCCTTAACTGTCATTTTTTCAAGATCAGCAATACTTATGGTATTTTGTTCCTTTTGTTGATCGTTGTTATTCATAAATTGGTACACCTCCACAAAACGATTGCAGGCTGAGAAATGTTCATTGATGATAACAAGAGGGGGATAACACAACAAAAAAGATGAGTAAAACTCTTCGCTAAAGATTTAACCAGATAACTATGAAAATGTCAAGTTTGAAAAGGGAAAATGTCCCCTCCGTGAGGAGGGGATATTTTAGATTTTACTCTTCTTTAGAGGTCACGATTTGAATCAGAGCCATTTCTGCGGCGTCTCCTCTTCTTGTTCCAATTCTTACTATCCTTGTGAATCCACTTGTTCTGCCAACTTCTTTCGCTATTTCATCCACAAGTTTGTTCACAAGTCTTCTGTCCTGCAGATGACGGTATATTTGCCTTCTGAGTGCAACTTGGGTTGCTTTATCGCTGGCTTGGTTAGCCTTTATTGCCTTTGTCATGAGTTTTTCAAAGTATATTCTTACCACCTTCGCTTTTTTGACCGTTGTAATGATGCTTCCGTGTTCTATCAATTCTCTCATTTGGTTTCTGATTATCGATAGGCCATGGCTTTTATAATGTCCTATTTTGGTTCTAAGCATTCTGTGCCTCATTGAGAATCTCCTCCCTTCCTGAGGGTCAGTCCAAATTTTTCCATGAGTTTTTGTTTGATTTCCTCCAAGGATTTTGGACCCAAATTCTTGATTTTTAAAAGATCCTCTTCAGTTCTTTTTAGAAGATCTCCGATTGTTTCTATCTTATCTCTTCTCAAACAGTTTAGAGATCTTATCGAAAGCTCAAGTTCTTCGATTTTTCTAGAGTAAATGGCCTCTTCTTCTGATGTTGTTTGCTCAACCTTTGCTTCTTCTTGAGAAATCGGTACAAACTCCCCGCTGAAAGCCGTAAATTCTTCTGGTAAACTATCAGAGATTATCTGTAAGTGGTTCATCAAAATTTTCACAGCTTGTTTCAACGCCTCGTTTGGAAAGATGTTTTTCTTGGTCCAGATTTCAAGTATGAGCTTGTCGTAGTCAGTCCTCTTTTCTACTCTTGCACTTTCAACTGTGAAGTTTACCTTTACAACGGGCGAGAAAACGCCATCTATGGTTATCCATCCTATCTCTTGGTTTTCCTCCATAAGATCTATGGCTGGTACAAAGCCTTTTCCAGGTTGCGCGTACAATTCGAAGAACAGGTCTGCTTCCTCATCCAAAGTCGCTATCTTCAGAGAAGGATTTACCACCTCTATTCCAGCAGGGGTTTTGATATCTCCAGCTGTTAAAATCCCTGGGCCTTTCTTTTCAACTTGCATTCTTATTTTATCCTGTACGGTGATTTCTGCTCTCAGCTGAACCTTTTTGAGATTCAGTATTATTTCAAGAATGTCTTCCTTAACACCAGGCAAAGTGTCGAATTCATGATATTTTTCTGGTTTTATGAATCTCAAACCAGTGATCGCAATGGAAGGTATCGATGAGAGCAAAACTCTTCTCAAAGCATTTCCTATAGTTGTTCCATATCCTTTTTCAAGTGGAGAAAGCACATACCTTCCGTAATAGTATTCTCCTTCGGATCTTTCTTCTTCCACTCTCAACTTTTTTGGAATAACGTATTCCAGTTTCATAGGTATCACCTCGAGTAGAACTCAACAACTGCTTGCATATCTGCTGGCAGATCGGTGACTTCCTCCAACTTTGGATACCTTAGGAAAGTTCCTTTTAGATTTTCAAAATCAGTTTCAACCCATGGTACTCTGGTTCTATCTTTTGTAAGTTCGACAACTTGTCTGACAACAGCAAGTGATTTGTCCTTCAGTTCAACAACATCACCAGGTTTCAAAAGCATAGAAGGTATGTTGACTTTCTTGCCGTTGACTAAAAAGTGCCCGTGGTTGACCAGTTGGCGTGCCTGTCTTCGGTTTATGGCAAAGCCAAGCCTATAAACAACGTTGTCCAAACGAGATTCCAAAAGTCTCACAAGATTTTCACGTGTATCTCCAGGCATCTTCAAAGCTTTTTCGAAGTATCGCTTGAACTGTCTTTCGAGTATTCCGTAGATCCTCTTGACTATCTGTTTTGAGCGCAGTTGTAAACCATATTGTGAAAGTTTTCCACGGTTTCTACCGTGCATTCCAGGTGCATAAGGTCTTCTTTCAAAAGCACAACGATCTGTGAAACATCTTTCACCTTTTAGATAAAGCTTCATTCCTTCTCTGCGGCAAAGGCGGCAAAGTGGGCCTGTATATCTTGCCATTCAAATTTCCCTCCTTTAAACTCTTCGCTTCTTCTTTGGTCGACAGCCGTTGAATGGTATTGGAGTTACGTCTTTGATGTTATCGATCTCTAAACCAGCAGCTTGAAGCGTTCTTATGGCTGCCTCTCTACCAGGTCCTGGGCCTTTGACCAATATGTCAACTTTCTTGATTCCAAGCCTGAGGGCTTCTTTGGCGACTTTGTCTGCGGCAAGCTGTGCAGCGTAAGGTGTCCCTTTCCTTGTTCCCTCAAATCCAGCTGTTCCACTGCTTGCCCAATAGAGCGTGTTACCAGCTGTATCTGTTAAAGTTATTATCGTGTTGTTGAAAGTGGATTTTATATGAACTATCGCTCGTTCAGATACTGCTCGTCTGCGCTTTTTGCTTTCCGATTTTCTGGCCATACACCTTTCTCCTCCCTAAAATTATTCTTCCTTTTTCTTCTTCGTTTTGATTCTGCTTGGTCTTGGACCTTTCCTGGTTCTGGCGTTATGTCTTGTGCTTTGACCTCGTACTGGTAAACCAAGCTTATGTCTAACTCCGCGGTAACAACCAATGTCTATCAAACGTTTTATGTTGCGACTAACTTCAGCCCTCAACTCTCCCTCAACTTTGAAGTGATCTTGTATGTACTTTGTTATTTTGTTAACTTCTTCATCCGTTAAATCCTTGACGCGTTTATCAGGGTCTACACCGGCGTTTCTGAGTATCTCAAGTGCTCGGCTTCTGCCAATTCCGTAAATATAGGTCAAAGCAACGAAACATTTCTTGTTGCTTGGTAACTCCACACCCATTATACGAGCCATCTAGTTCCCTCCTTGATATTGCCAATTGTTAACCCTGTCTTTGGTTGTGTTTTGGATTGGCTTTACATATAACCATGACTTTGCCACGTCTTCTAATGATCTGACAGTGTTCGCATCTCTTCTTAACAGAAGATCTAACTTTCATACTTTATCCACTCCTTTCACTCTTCATCTTCGTCTTCTTCTCTTTTACCCAATTGTTTGCGATAGACAATTCTACCTTTTGAAAGATCGTATATCGAAAGTTCCACAACTACCCTGTCTCCGGGTACCAAACGTATGAAATTTTTTCGCATTCTACCTGAAATTTGAGCCAAAACTTCTTTGCCGTTGTCAAGCTTTACCAAAAATGTTGCGTTTCTTCTTGCTTCAACTATTGTTCCTTCCATCTTTACAACATCGTCTTTCGGCAAGTAAAATCACCTCTCACCATGGTGTTAAAATCTCAGCGCAATCTTTTCTAACAACCACGGTGTGTTCGAAATGAGCGCTTCTTTTACCGTCAGCCATGACTACTGTCCAACCATCGTCCAAAAGCTTTGTCTCATAACTTCCCTCACATGCCATGACCTCTATGGCAAGCGTCATACCATCCAGTAAGATTCTTCCTGTTCCAGGTTGACCGTAATTGGGTATCTCTGGTTCTTCGTGAAGTTGTCTACCTATACCATGTCCAACATAGTCTCTCAAAACATTGAAACCATAAGCTTCAACAGTGCTTTGTATTGCATGTGAAATATCTCCGATCCTTGCACCAGCTTTGACGACATCCAAAGCTTTAAACAAAGCAAGTTTTGTGACTTCTACCAGTTTTAAACCAACCTCATCGCATTCACCAACTATGTAAGTCACAGCGGCATCACCGTAATAGTTGTTGTAAACCGCTCCTACGTCTATTGACACTATATCGCCCTTTTTGAAGACCTTGGTTTTGAGTGGTGCCCCATGCAGTATTTCATGATTTACGGAAACACATGTTGCGTATTTGTATCCTCTGTAACCTTTAAAAGCTGGTTTGACGTTCAACTGTTTGAGCCTTTCAAGGACGTACCTTTCAATATCATACGCATTGTTTCCTTCTTGCACAAGGTTTTTGAGTTCTTTTAACACAGTTGCAACCGCTTCGCATGCAATTCTCATATCTGCGATTTCTTTTTCTGATTTAATCCTTACCACTTTTTCTCACCTTTTCAAGAACTTCAAGTGCGTTTTTTATAAGTTCTTCGTGTTCACAGTCGGAATTAATTTTGAAAAGAATCCCACGCTTTTCGTAGAAATTGACAAGCGGTTCTGTAGCTTGAATGTAGACTTTGTATCTGTTTCTGACAACTTCTTCTTTGTCGTCATCTCGGGTTATAAGCCTTTCTCCACAGTCGTCGCATGTTTCGTCGAATTTTGGAGGCATGGATACCATGTTGTAAATTTTACCACACTTTGGGCATATACGCCTGTTTGTAAGTCTTTTTACAACGGCATCTTCACTGATTTGAAGATACAAGACAGCGTCTATGTTTTTTCCTAAAGCTGAAAGTTCTTTCTCCAAAAATTCTGCTTGAGCTATGGTGCGTGGATAGCCGTCCAAGATGAAACCACTTTTACAATCTTCTTTTCTAAGCCTTTCTGCAACCACTTGGTTGACGATTTCATCAGGTACAAGCTTACCTGCTGTTAAAATTTCACGAACCATTTTGCCAAGTTCTGTGCCAGCAGCCACGGCTTCCCTAAAAAGATCACCTGTAGAGATATGGGGTATGTTAAATTCCTTACAAAGATCCTTGGCGAGCGTACCCTTTCCCGCACCTGGGGGACCAAGCAAAATGATTCTCATACTATATTTTCCCCTTCTTTATGAATCCTTCATAATGTCTCATTATCATGTGAGCTTCCATTTGTTGTACAACATCCAAAGCAACACCAACTGCTATGAGGGTTGATGTTCCGCCTATCACTATGTCAACCTTTGAAACTGCTTGGACAAAATGTGGGAGCAAAGCAATTATAACCAAGAATACCGCTCCCATGAAAGTAACTTTGTTTACGATTTTTTGGATGTACTCTTCCGTTGGCTTCCCTGGTCTTATACCAGGTATGAATCCACCGTATTTTTTGATGTTTTCAGCCACTTCGTGCGGGTCGAAGACTATTACGCTGTAGAAATACGTGAAAAAGAAAACTAGCAAACCATAAAGGATCACGTAAAATGGACTCGTCGCGCCAAAAATTTTTTGCAAGGCCGTCCATCCGGTCATTTGAGCAATCGCAGCGGGTATCATAACGATCGCGCTTGCGAAGATTATTGGAATGACCCCAGCCTGGTTGACCTTAACAGGTATATAAGTTGATGCTCCACCGTAGACTCTACGACCAGTTATTCTTGTGGCGTATTGAATGGAAATCCTGCGCTCAGCTTGTTGAACGTAGATGATGCCAGCAACTGTTACCAAAGCAATGGTTATCAAGAAGATCCAACCGAAAAGGTCTAACCTTCCAAGCAGAATTCTACCGAAATAGTTTGGATATCTTGCAACGATGCCTGCAAAGATTATGATCGATATACCATTTCCAATACCTCTTTCAGTTATCCTATCGCCAAGCCAAAGCAAAAACATCGTTCCGCTCAACATTGTGATTGTTGCAACCATAACAAAAACCATCGGATGAAGTCCATAGGCAACTATGTCTGGGCTTTGCCTAACCAAACTGAAGGATACAACAAAGGATTGGAATGCACCAAGAATTACTGTCAGAT
Proteins encoded in this region:
- the infA gene encoding translation initiation factor IF-1 encodes the protein MPKDDVVKMEGTIVEARRNATFLVKLDNGKEVLAQISGRMRKNFIRLVPGDRVVVELSIYDLSKGRIVYRKQLGKREEDEDEE
- the map gene encoding type I methionyl aminopeptidase, which produces MVRIKSEKEIADMRIACEAVATVLKELKNLVQEGNNAYDIERYVLERLKQLNVKPAFKGYRGYKYATCVSVNHEILHGAPLKTKVFKKGDIVSIDVGAVYNNYYGDAAVTYIVGECDEVGLKLVEVTKLALFKALDVVKAGARIGDISHAIQSTVEAYGFNVLRDYVGHGIGRQLHEEPEIPNYGQPGTGRILLDGMTLAIEVMACEGSYETKLLDDGWTVVMADGKRSAHFEHTVVVRKDCAEILTPW
- a CDS encoding adenylate kinase — its product is MRIILLGPPGAGKGTLAKDLCKEFNIPHISTGDLFREAVAAGTELGKMVREILTAGKLVPDEIVNQVVAERLRKEDCKSGFILDGYPRTIAQAEFLEKELSALGKNIDAVLYLQISEDAVVKRLTNRRICPKCGKIYNMVSMPPKFDETCDDCGERLITRDDDKEEVVRNRYKVYIQATEPLVNFYEKRGILFKINSDCEHEELIKNALEVLEKVRKSGKD
- the secY gene encoding preprotein translocase subunit SecY; protein product: MWQALKNAFKIKELRDRILFTIAALIVFRLGIYIPIPGINIIAWAEAFKRFGEGAIGGIISFYDVFTGGALENFSIFAMSVTPYINASIVLQLLSSVIPSLREMLREGEEGRKKFARYTRNLTVILGAFQSFVVSFSLVRQSPDIVAYGLHPMVFVMVATITMLSGTMFLLWLGDRITERGIGNGISIIIFAGIVARYPNYFGRILLGRLDLFGWIFLITIALVTVAGIIYVQQAERRISIQYATRITGRRVYGGASTYIPVKVNQAGVIPIIFASAIVMIPAAIAQMTGWTALQKIFGATSPFYVILYGLLVFFFTYFYSVIVFDPHEVAENIKKYGGFIPGIRPGKPTEEYIQKIVNKVTFMGAVFLVIIALLPHFVQAVSKVDIVIGGTSTLIAVGVALDVVQQMEAHMIMRHYEGFIKKGKI